The following are encoded in a window of Amycolatopsis lexingtonensis genomic DNA:
- a CDS encoding DUF4239 domain-containing protein, translating into MNIFVAGALWVAGAALVGGLIAYLVRRFGWDEGRPDNNDAAGQVFTIVGGLHAVLVAFVLISLFDSVGSASRDAQTEADSLVAATWAADALPGETKDRVHQLAVAYARTVEEQEWPRLADGGAIPATGWTQLDQMRQAVAAAEVDGDWEIDRKTEASNQLWSVYQARQQRLANSGGGGVGAVVWFALILGSLITAILLPNLFGGTRLAAHVIIVSTLAGTITLLLFAIHELQNPFSGGAKVSPEAFTTVLDRLV; encoded by the coding sequence ATGAACATCTTCGTGGCCGGTGCGCTCTGGGTGGCCGGCGCGGCCTTGGTCGGGGGCCTGATCGCCTACCTGGTCCGCCGGTTCGGCTGGGACGAAGGCCGGCCCGACAACAACGACGCCGCGGGCCAGGTGTTCACCATCGTCGGCGGGCTGCACGCCGTGCTGGTCGCGTTCGTGCTCATCTCGCTGTTCGACTCGGTCGGCTCCGCGAGCCGGGACGCGCAGACCGAGGCCGACAGCCTGGTCGCGGCCACCTGGGCGGCCGACGCGCTGCCCGGTGAGACGAAGGACCGGGTGCACCAGCTCGCCGTCGCCTACGCGCGCACGGTCGAGGAGCAGGAGTGGCCGCGCCTGGCCGACGGCGGCGCGATCCCGGCGACCGGCTGGACGCAGCTCGACCAGATGCGCCAGGCGGTCGCGGCCGCCGAAGTCGACGGCGACTGGGAAATCGACCGCAAGACCGAGGCGAGCAACCAGCTCTGGTCGGTCTACCAGGCCCGCCAGCAGCGGCTGGCCAACTCCGGCGGTGGCGGCGTCGGCGCGGTCGTCTGGTTCGCGCTGATCCTCGGCAGCCTGATCACCGCGATCCTGCTGCCCAACCTGTTCGGCGGCACCCGGCTGGCCGCGCACGTCATCATCGTGTCGACCCTGGCCGGCACGATCACGTTGCTGCTCTTCGCGATCCACGAACTGCAGAACCCGTTCAGCGGCGGGGCGAAAGTGTCGCCGGAGGCGTTCACGACGGTGCTGGACCGGCTGGTTTGA
- a CDS encoding DUF6923 family protein produces the protein MTGSRARWAAMLGVAAAVSALLAATGWLAPSRRPVAQAPDRCTILQAENERGGAPTRLRLLELPGGATKRLTQAGYWINAMGYSAAQDVVYGVADGTRRGRYDHGAHAVRIDGQGTVTDLGVIGRAGATRPVWSLVTGATAGAIAGNRWYVRQDSDLYTVDISPATQDYLRVVHRTPLRPVSLAVGVDDFAYDPADGLLYGVSTTSRGGTSVVTLDPATGKVVPVPGLRFPQGGAYGSVVLGPGAIYATANRDGQRSVTYRLPRDGSGPAVEVATGPVLVSGDAAGCFAEAPPPPPPPPPPPTTSSPESPPPATSTTPAPPPTTPSPTTPAPEPPPPSQPPPVEQPAAPAPTPTPAPAPVVRPRASTPAPEQPPPTTPHARPTEKPEPVVDDTGQRTQEKRRWGLTALILVLGGGAAAAHGRRHR, from the coding sequence TTGACCGGCTCGCGAGCCCGCTGGGCGGCGATGCTCGGCGTCGCCGCGGCGGTCTCGGCGCTGCTGGCGGCGACGGGCTGGCTCGCGCCGTCCCGGCGGCCGGTGGCCCAGGCGCCGGACCGCTGCACGATCCTGCAGGCGGAAAACGAACGCGGCGGCGCCCCGACGAGGTTGCGGCTGCTGGAACTGCCCGGCGGCGCGACTAAACGCCTGACCCAGGCCGGGTACTGGATCAACGCGATGGGTTACTCCGCCGCGCAGGACGTCGTCTACGGCGTCGCCGACGGCACCCGCCGCGGCCGGTACGACCACGGCGCGCACGCCGTCCGGATCGACGGCCAGGGCACCGTGACCGATCTGGGGGTGATCGGCCGCGCGGGCGCGACGCGTCCGGTGTGGAGCCTGGTCACCGGCGCCACCGCCGGCGCGATCGCCGGGAACCGCTGGTACGTCCGGCAGGACAGCGATCTGTACACAGTGGACATCAGCCCGGCGACCCAGGACTACCTGCGGGTGGTGCACCGGACCCCACTGCGGCCGGTCTCGCTGGCCGTCGGCGTCGACGACTTCGCCTACGACCCGGCGGACGGGCTGCTCTACGGCGTCTCGACGACGTCGCGCGGCGGCACCTCGGTCGTCACGCTGGACCCGGCCACCGGGAAGGTCGTGCCGGTCCCCGGGCTGCGGTTCCCCCAGGGCGGTGCGTACGGGTCGGTCGTGCTCGGGCCCGGAGCGATCTACGCCACAGCCAACCGCGACGGGCAGCGCAGCGTCACCTACCGGCTGCCGCGCGACGGCTCGGGCCCGGCGGTCGAGGTCGCGACCGGGCCGGTGCTGGTGAGCGGGGACGCGGCCGGCTGCTTCGCCGAAGCACCGCCACCACCGCCACCACCGCCCCCGCCGCCCACGACGTCGTCCCCGGAGTCACCCCCGCCGGCCACGTCCACGACACCGGCCCCGCCCCCGACGACACCGTCACCGACCACTCCGGCGCCGGAACCGCCGCCGCCGTCGCAACCACCCCCGGTCGAGCAGCCCGCCGCTCCGGCTCCGACGCCGACACCCGCTCCGGCGCCGGTGGTCCGGCCCCGGGCGTCGACCCCGGCACCGGAACAGCCGCCGCCGACGACACCGCACGCGCGGCCGACCGAGAAACCGGAACCCGTGGTCGACGACACCGGGCAGCGGACCCAGGAGAAACGCCGCTGGGGCCTGACCGCCCTGATCCTGGTGCTCGGCGGCGGAGCGGCGGCCGCGCACGGGCGGCGGCACCGTTAA
- a CDS encoding family 2B encapsulin nanocompartment shell protein, giving the protein MTLTDEPSVQLSLGVAAARTLATTTKTRPQMRSITPRWLLSQLPWVEVPAGSYRVNRRLTYTLGDGKLSFYTTGTRVHVVPAELTELALLRHFSDEAALGALAEAFEQREYDPGATLFTEGSPLDMVVLIAHGKVTRHRTGPYGDEAVLSTATDGDHLGADLLTRDDATWDFTARAATRVIALVLPAPVYARLNGRLESLRTHVAEAATRPRKPQNTKGEASIDLTAGHDGEPLLAGTYVDYDPAPREYELAVAQTVLHVHNRVTDLYNQPHNQLEQQLRLTVEALRERQEHDLINNTDFGLLHNAGLKHRLTTRSGPPTPLDMDDLLCRRRKTKFFLAHPRAIAAFGRACTAHRVYPDTAVLDGKRVNAWRGVPILPCDKIPVTDTGTTSILAMRTGEDDAGVIGLRPKELPDQHQPGLNVRLMGTGDRAVTSYLVSAYHSAAVLVPDALGVLDDVEVGLA; this is encoded by the coding sequence GTGACCCTCACCGACGAACCGTCGGTGCAGCTGTCCCTCGGGGTTGCCGCGGCGCGGACCCTGGCCACCACCACCAAAACCCGCCCGCAGATGCGGAGCATCACCCCCCGCTGGCTGCTCTCGCAGCTGCCGTGGGTCGAGGTTCCCGCGGGGAGTTACCGTGTCAACCGGCGCCTGACCTACACCCTCGGTGACGGGAAACTCTCCTTCTACACCACCGGCACCCGCGTCCACGTCGTGCCCGCCGAACTCACCGAACTCGCCCTCCTGCGCCACTTCAGCGACGAGGCCGCGTTGGGGGCGCTGGCGGAGGCGTTCGAGCAACGCGAATACGACCCCGGCGCGACCCTGTTCACCGAGGGCAGCCCGCTGGACATGGTGGTGCTGATCGCGCACGGGAAAGTCACCCGTCACCGCACCGGCCCCTACGGCGACGAGGCCGTCCTGTCCACCGCCACCGACGGCGACCACCTCGGCGCCGACCTCCTCACCCGTGACGACGCCACCTGGGACTTCACCGCCCGCGCCGCCACCCGCGTCATCGCACTGGTGTTGCCCGCCCCGGTGTATGCGCGGCTCAACGGGCGGCTGGAATCGTTGCGCACCCACGTCGCCGAAGCAGCTACCCGGCCGCGGAAGCCGCAGAACACCAAAGGCGAAGCCAGCATCGACCTGACCGCCGGGCACGACGGGGAACCGCTGCTGGCCGGGACCTACGTCGACTACGACCCCGCACCCAGGGAGTACGAGCTAGCGGTCGCGCAGACCGTCCTGCATGTCCACAACCGGGTCACCGACCTCTACAACCAGCCGCACAACCAGCTCGAGCAACAACTTCGGCTGACGGTGGAAGCGTTGCGGGAACGCCAGGAACACGACCTGATCAACAACACCGACTTCGGGCTCCTGCACAACGCCGGACTCAAACACCGACTCACCACCCGCAGCGGCCCACCGACACCGCTGGACATGGACGATCTGCTGTGCCGGCGGCGGAAAACCAAGTTCTTCCTCGCCCATCCGCGGGCGATCGCCGCGTTCGGGCGGGCCTGCACCGCCCACCGGGTCTATCCGGACACCGCCGTGCTGGACGGGAAACGCGTGAACGCCTGGCGCGGGGTGCCGATCCTGCCCTGCGACAAGATCCCCGTCACCGACACCGGAACCACCTCGATCCTCGCGATGCGCACCGGGGAAGACGACGCCGGGGTGATCGGGTTGCGGCCCAAGGAACTCCCCGACCAGCACCAGCCCGGGTTGAACGTGCGGCTGATGGGGACCGGCGACCGTGCCGTGACCTCCTACCTCGTCTCCGCCTACCACTCCGCCGCCGTGCTCGTCCCCGACGCGCTCGGCGTGCTCGACGACGTGGAGGTCGGGCTCGCATGA
- a CDS encoding family 2B encapsulin nanocompartment shell protein translates to MTVTDPVESEQAPLSLGRAAARTLATTTKSVPQMQGISTRWLLKALPWVDVAAGSYRVNRRLSYSVGDGRVTFTTTGATVRVIPPELGELAPLRGYDNEDVLTELAGRFTQQHYDPGDALVEFGSPADQVFLIAHGKITKTGTGAYGDHTVLGTLADGDHFGETTLTHTDGIWEFTAKAVTACTVLTLPRAAFDDVLTRAETLQAHLESYRARGSAASNDHGEAEISLASGHDGEPHLPGTFVDYDTQPREYELSVAQTVLRVHSRVADLYNQPMNQIEQQLRLTVEALRERQEHELVNNTDFGLLHNADFAQRIPTRTGPPTPDDLDELLTLVWKDPGFFLAHPATIAAFGRECTKAGIYPASVDLGGHQVPAWRGVPILPCNKIPVSDTRTSSIMLMRTGEQAQGVVGLHQTGLPDEYQPGLNVRFMGISEQAIISYLVSAYYSAAVLVPDALAVLESVELGRES, encoded by the coding sequence GTGACTGTCACCGACCCGGTGGAATCCGAGCAGGCACCCCTGAGCCTGGGCCGGGCCGCCGCCCGCACACTGGCGACGACAACCAAGTCCGTCCCCCAGATGCAAGGCATCTCCACCCGCTGGCTGCTCAAAGCCCTCCCCTGGGTCGACGTCGCCGCCGGCTCCTACCGCGTCAACCGCCGCCTCTCCTACTCCGTCGGCGACGGCCGCGTCACCTTCACCACCACCGGCGCCACCGTCCGCGTCATCCCACCCGAACTCGGCGAACTCGCCCCCCTACGCGGCTACGACAACGAAGACGTCCTCACCGAACTCGCCGGCCGGTTCACCCAGCAGCACTACGACCCCGGCGACGCCCTCGTCGAATTCGGCTCCCCCGCCGACCAGGTCTTCCTCATCGCCCACGGCAAAATCACCAAAACCGGCACCGGCGCCTACGGCGACCACACCGTCCTGGGCACCCTCGCCGACGGCGACCACTTCGGCGAAACCACCCTCACCCACACCGACGGCATCTGGGAATTCACCGCCAAAGCCGTCACCGCCTGCACCGTCCTCACCCTCCCCCGCGCCGCCTTCGACGACGTCCTCACCCGCGCCGAAACCCTGCAAGCCCACCTGGAGTCCTACCGGGCACGGGGGTCGGCGGCCAGCAACGACCACGGCGAAGCCGAAATCTCCCTCGCCTCCGGCCACGACGGCGAACCCCACCTGCCCGGCACCTTCGTCGACTACGACACCCAACCCCGCGAATACGAACTCTCCGTCGCCCAAACCGTCCTGCGCGTGCACTCCCGCGTCGCGGACCTCTACAACCAGCCGATGAACCAGATCGAACAACAACTCCGCCTCACCGTCGAAGCCCTCCGCGAACGCCAAGAGCACGAGCTGGTCAACAACACCGACTTCGGGCTGCTGCACAACGCCGACTTCGCCCAGCGCATCCCCACCCGCACCGGCCCACCCACCCCCGACGACCTCGACGAACTGCTCACCCTGGTCTGGAAAGACCCCGGGTTCTTCCTCGCCCACCCCGCCACCATCGCCGCGTTCGGCCGCGAATGCACCAAAGCCGGCATCTACCCCGCCTCCGTCGACCTGGGCGGGCACCAGGTCCCCGCCTGGCGCGGGGTCCCGATCCTGCCCTGCAACAAGATCCCGGTCTCGGACACCCGTACCAGCTCGATCATGCTGATGCGCACCGGGGAGCAGGCCCAGGGTGTGGTCGGGCTGCACCAGACCGGGTTGCCGGATGAGTACCAGCCGGGGCTGAACGTGCGGTTCATGGGCATCAGCGAGCAGGCCATCATCTCCTACCTGGTCTCGGCCTACTACTCCGCCGCGGTGCTGGTCCCGGACGCGCTGGCGGTGCTGGAAAGCGTCGAACTCGGCCGGGAGAGCTGA
- a CDS encoding polyprenyl synthetase family protein — translation MTTMDARTAARPLADVLAWSKGLVDPALRATADRLPEVMRRVAGYHFGWWDAQGTPSVADGGKALRPALVLLCAEAAGGDPADALPAAVAVELVHNFSLLHDDIMDGDTTRRHRPTAWTVFGTGPAVLAGDALLSLAFEELTPDGAKLLSQGVLALLEGQAADLDFEQRDDVTPPECVRMATGKTAALIGAACELGAHHGTRAPDPFGAFGRAVGLAFQHVDDLLGIWGDPAETGKPVYSDLQNRKKSLPVVTALSSGTEAGAELASLYDGTDPLDDAALTRAASLVESAGGRQWSQAQASALVAKGLRELASVNPVPRPAAELAALARLITTRTH, via the coding sequence ATGACGACGATGGACGCACGTACCGCGGCCCGTCCCCTCGCCGACGTCCTCGCGTGGAGCAAGGGGCTGGTCGACCCGGCGCTGCGCGCCACCGCGGACCGGCTGCCGGAGGTGATGCGGCGCGTGGCCGGCTACCACTTCGGCTGGTGGGACGCCCAGGGCACGCCGTCGGTGGCGGACGGCGGCAAGGCACTGCGGCCCGCGCTGGTCCTGCTGTGCGCGGAGGCGGCGGGCGGCGATCCGGCGGACGCCCTGCCCGCGGCCGTCGCGGTGGAGCTCGTGCACAACTTTTCGCTGCTGCACGACGACATCATGGACGGCGACACGACCCGCCGTCACCGCCCGACGGCGTGGACGGTGTTCGGCACCGGCCCCGCGGTGCTCGCCGGGGACGCGTTGCTGAGCCTGGCGTTCGAGGAACTCACCCCCGACGGCGCGAAGCTGCTGTCCCAGGGCGTACTCGCGCTGTTGGAAGGCCAGGCCGCCGATCTGGACTTCGAGCAGCGCGACGACGTGACGCCCCCGGAGTGCGTCCGGATGGCCACCGGCAAGACGGCGGCCCTGATCGGCGCGGCCTGCGAACTCGGCGCCCACCACGGCACCCGGGCCCCGGACCCGTTCGGCGCGTTCGGCCGCGCGGTCGGCCTGGCGTTCCAGCACGTCGACGACCTGCTCGGCATTTGGGGCGACCCCGCCGAAACGGGCAAGCCGGTGTACTCGGACCTGCAGAACCGCAAGAAGTCCCTCCCGGTGGTGACGGCCCTGTCGTCGGGCACCGAGGCGGGTGCGGAACTGGCGTCCCTCTACGACGGCACGGATCCCTTGGACGACGCGGCCCTGACCCGCGCGGCTTCGCTGGTGGAGTCCGCGGGCGGCCGCCAGTGGAGCCAGGCCCAGGCGTCGGCGCTGGTGGCGAAGGGACTTCGGGAGCTGGCATCGGTCAACCCGGTCCCCCGCCCGGCGGCGGAGCTGGCCGCACTGGCGCGGCTGATCACGACCCGGACGCACTGA
- a CDS encoding esterase-like activity of phytase family protein — protein MKRVRIALVAGVLALPLVAAGPAAAHDHGPRAKDDHYRVRAGQPLRGEVLGNDRSATAVVRHTPAAHGTVSIGADGTFRYTPAPGFTGRDSFTYTVSDAVKLYPTSLPPLATIGGVEIKGGAYGSALTPVPGSRDEFYGLADRGPNVDAPGGGKIEPLPAFTPAIGKFRLRGGKAVLEQAIPLRAADGTPYNGQVSPLADTGETIVDLDGNVLPKSANGYDSEGLVAGRDGTFWVSDEYGPFLTHFGRDGRALERLSPYDGSLPGELKYRVPNKGMEGLALTPDGRTLVGVMQSALQQPDLTKKPGNVTTLRIVTVDLPTRATHEYLYLLDDPDTTSTAVSEITALSATRFLVDERDGKPEPGAFKKLYEIDLTGATDVGPRAAGYDAVKGGVLVGGKSIDAYVGKDTTAQATADLAAAGIKPVSKKLYLDLGALVTGLDPSGGFFGHDKVEGVATTDGGRTLVISNDNDFGIDGVTNTAPPYALHPKTLPDGRQDDGEYLAVDTTRLPAATSTATVTIDVR, from the coding sequence ATGAAGCGGGTACGAATCGCCCTGGTGGCCGGGGTCCTGGCGCTGCCGCTGGTGGCGGCGGGACCGGCCGCGGCCCACGACCACGGCCCGCGGGCGAAGGACGACCACTACCGCGTCCGCGCGGGACAGCCGTTGCGCGGCGAGGTGCTCGGCAACGACCGGTCCGCCACGGCGGTGGTGCGGCACACGCCGGCCGCGCACGGGACGGTGTCGATCGGCGCCGACGGGACCTTCCGCTACACCCCGGCACCCGGCTTCACCGGCCGGGATTCCTTCACCTACACCGTTTCCGACGCGGTGAAGCTCTACCCGACGTCCCTGCCGCCGCTGGCGACGATCGGCGGGGTCGAGATCAAGGGCGGCGCCTACGGTTCGGCGCTGACACCGGTGCCCGGCTCCCGGGACGAGTTCTACGGCCTCGCCGACCGCGGCCCCAACGTCGACGCGCCCGGCGGCGGCAAGATCGAGCCGCTGCCCGCGTTCACGCCCGCGATCGGCAAGTTCCGGTTACGCGGCGGGAAAGCCGTGCTGGAGCAGGCGATCCCGCTGCGCGCGGCCGACGGCACGCCGTACAACGGCCAGGTCAGCCCGCTCGCCGACACCGGCGAGACCATCGTCGACCTCGATGGCAACGTCCTGCCGAAGTCGGCGAACGGCTACGACTCCGAAGGTCTCGTCGCCGGGCGCGACGGCACGTTCTGGGTGTCCGACGAGTACGGCCCCTTCCTCACGCACTTCGGCCGTGACGGCCGCGCGCTCGAACGCCTTTCCCCGTATGACGGTTCGCTGCCGGGCGAGTTGAAGTACCGCGTCCCGAACAAGGGCATGGAAGGGCTCGCGCTCACCCCGGACGGCCGGACGCTGGTCGGCGTCATGCAGTCGGCGCTGCAGCAGCCGGACCTGACGAAGAAGCCGGGCAACGTGACCACGCTGCGGATCGTCACCGTCGACCTGCCGACCCGCGCCACGCACGAATACCTCTACCTGCTCGACGACCCGGACACGACGAGCACGGCGGTCAGCGAGATCACCGCGCTGTCGGCGACGCGGTTCCTGGTGGACGAGCGCGACGGCAAGCCGGAACCGGGCGCCTTCAAGAAGCTGTACGAGATCGACCTGACCGGCGCGACCGACGTCGGCCCGCGGGCGGCGGGCTACGACGCCGTCAAGGGCGGGGTGCTCGTCGGCGGCAAGAGCATCGACGCCTACGTCGGCAAGGACACCACGGCCCAGGCGACCGCGGACCTGGCCGCCGCCGGCATCAAGCCGGTTTCGAAGAAGCTCTACCTGGATCTCGGCGCCCTGGTGACCGGACTGGACCCCAGCGGCGGCTTCTTCGGGCACGACAAGGTCGAAGGCGTCGCGACCACCGACGGCGGCCGCACGCTCGTGATCAGCAACGACAACGACTTCGGCATCGACGGCGTGACGAACACGGCGCCGCCGTACGCGCTGCACCCGAAGACGCTGCCGGACGGCCGTCAGGACGACGGCGAGTATCTGGCCGTCGACACGACCCGGCTCCCGGCGGCCACGAGCACCGCCACGGTCACCATCGACGTGCGCTAG
- a CDS encoding substrate-binding domain-containing protein, whose protein sequence is MISGVLMASCSSGKDTAAPQQQAPATGKITLYYLQKQGDQQYFVEQAQGAQEKAKELGVELKVVNLGQDANKAITELDAAVAQGANGVAIVVPDQAIGPQVIDKAKSAGIPLIASDDVIKDGTGAKAPFVGFNGSQMGDSVGTEAGKLFKAAGWTAADTKIISAYKQDLTVCTDRVNAAKAAFQKSGGADVPVIDVGTDNSPVDAQNRSGAVIGSNPGVKHWVVWGCNDENETGVVTALANSGVQANNIIGVGLGAYLTCKDWAAGKDTGNKSALYISGAEVGRSAIQVLVDKVKNGKELPAETIAKTTIVNKDNYKQAGVNCT, encoded by the coding sequence TTGATTTCCGGTGTCCTGATGGCTTCGTGCTCCTCCGGCAAAGACACGGCGGCACCGCAGCAGCAGGCTCCGGCCACCGGCAAGATCACGCTGTACTACCTGCAGAAGCAGGGTGACCAGCAGTACTTCGTCGAGCAGGCGCAGGGGGCACAGGAGAAGGCGAAGGAGCTCGGCGTCGAGCTCAAGGTCGTCAACCTCGGCCAGGACGCCAACAAGGCGATCACCGAACTCGACGCCGCGGTCGCCCAGGGCGCCAACGGCGTCGCCATCGTCGTGCCGGACCAGGCCATCGGCCCGCAGGTGATCGACAAGGCCAAGAGCGCGGGCATCCCGCTCATCGCCTCCGACGACGTCATCAAGGACGGGACCGGCGCGAAGGCCCCGTTCGTCGGCTTCAACGGCAGCCAGATGGGCGACTCGGTCGGCACCGAGGCCGGGAAGCTGTTCAAGGCCGCCGGCTGGACCGCCGCCGACACGAAGATCATCAGCGCGTACAAGCAGGATCTCACCGTCTGCACCGACCGCGTCAACGCCGCCAAGGCCGCCTTCCAGAAGTCCGGCGGCGCGGACGTCCCGGTGATCGACGTCGGCACCGACAACTCCCCCGTCGACGCGCAGAACCGCTCCGGCGCGGTGATCGGCTCCAACCCGGGCGTCAAGCACTGGGTCGTCTGGGGTTGCAACGACGAGAACGAAACCGGCGTCGTGACCGCGCTGGCCAACTCCGGCGTGCAGGCGAACAACATCATCGGCGTCGGGCTCGGCGCGTACCTCACCTGCAAGGACTGGGCCGCGGGCAAGGACACCGGCAACAAGTCCGCGCTCTACATCTCCGGCGCCGAGGTCGGCCGCTCGGCGATCCAGGTGCTGGTGGACAAGGTGAAGAACGGCAAGGAGCTGCCCGCGGAGACGATCGCGAAGACCACGATCGTCAACAAGGACAACTACAAGCAGGCCGGCGTCAACTGCACCTGA
- a CDS encoding CapA family protein, whose protein sequence is MTKHRVAALAGLAVLVAGCSSPPQSGPAPTPFPETASSSAAAPDGSFSVVATGDVLIHPALTEQAQADGGGKIDYRPLLAGIKPLISGADLGICHLETPLAPEGGPYSGYPSFSAPPEIADALKDTGYDTCSTSSNHTIDQGADGVKRTLDKLDATGIKHTGSARSAAEAAKPLIMDVHGVKVAQVSYAFGFNGIKVPAGKPWLANQIDVDDVLSAARKAREAGAQVVIASLHWGVEYQHEPTAEQRSQAKKILASDDVDLIIGHHAHVVQPFEKLGDKWVAYGLGNSIARHSEPRGDTEEGAAARFRFVRDGDRWKVDKAEYVPTLIKLDDPIRLVDLSTAPVSAQVTKALSDTDKNILSLAADKDGLTRPGK, encoded by the coding sequence ATGACGAAGCACCGCGTCGCCGCGCTCGCCGGGCTCGCCGTCCTGGTGGCCGGCTGCAGCAGCCCGCCGCAATCCGGCCCGGCCCCGACACCGTTCCCGGAGACGGCGTCATCGTCGGCCGCGGCCCCGGACGGTTCGTTCAGCGTCGTCGCGACCGGCGACGTCCTGATCCACCCGGCGCTGACCGAGCAGGCACAGGCCGACGGCGGCGGCAAGATCGACTACCGGCCGCTGCTGGCCGGGATCAAGCCGCTGATCTCCGGCGCCGACCTCGGGATCTGCCACCTCGAGACGCCGCTGGCGCCGGAAGGCGGGCCCTACAGCGGGTATCCGTCGTTCAGCGCGCCGCCGGAGATAGCGGACGCGCTCAAGGACACCGGCTACGACACGTGCTCGACGTCGTCCAACCACACGATCGACCAGGGCGCCGACGGGGTGAAGCGGACGCTGGACAAGCTCGACGCCACCGGCATCAAGCACACCGGCTCGGCGCGGTCGGCGGCGGAAGCGGCGAAACCGCTGATCATGGACGTCCACGGCGTCAAGGTGGCGCAGGTGTCGTACGCCTTCGGCTTCAACGGCATCAAGGTCCCGGCCGGCAAGCCGTGGTTGGCCAACCAGATCGACGTGGACGACGTCCTGTCGGCGGCGCGCAAGGCGCGCGAGGCGGGGGCGCAGGTCGTGATCGCGAGCCTGCACTGGGGTGTCGAGTACCAGCACGAGCCGACGGCGGAGCAGCGGTCGCAGGCCAAGAAGATCCTGGCGTCGGACGACGTCGACTTGATCATCGGTCACCACGCCCACGTGGTCCAGCCGTTCGAGAAGCTCGGCGACAAGTGGGTGGCTTATGGGCTGGGCAACAGCATCGCCCGGCATTCCGAGCCTCGCGGCGACACCGAGGAGGGGGCGGCGGCGCGGTTCCGGTTCGTGCGTGACGGGGATCGGTGGAAGGTCGACAAGGCGGAGTATGTGCCTACGTTGATCAAGCTGGACGATCCGATCCGGCTGGTCGACTTGTCGACTGCTCCGGTATCGGCGCAGGTCACGAAGGCTCTGTCGGACACGGACAAGAACATCCTGAGCTTGGCCGCGGACAAGGACGGCTTGACCCGCCCGGGCAAGTGA